One part of the Vicia villosa cultivar HV-30 ecotype Madison, WI linkage group LG6, Vvil1.0, whole genome shotgun sequence genome encodes these proteins:
- the LOC131613761 gene encoding uncharacterized protein LOC131613761 — protein sequence MDPIKYIFEKPALTRRIARWQMILTEYDIQYTTQKAIKSSVIADYLAHQPVDDYQSMHFEFPDENIMCVAETSNSQDQEEGPEPGARWTLVFDGASNALGNGIGVVLTSPTGFHIPFTARICFDCTNNVAEYEACIYGIEAAIDLRIKNLAVYGDFALVISQINGDWETRHPNLIPYREHVVKFAQYFDEITFDHIPREENHLADALATLASMFKVKWDNEALAIVIKRLDEPAFCGVIDNMPDEKPWFHDIKKFLETQEYPEGASLTDRKTPKRLSSKFFLVGGVLYKRNFDSVLLRCVDRHEAAKIIQEVHEGSFGTHASGHTMARKIMRAGYYWSTREHDCFSHVVVCHKC from the coding sequence ATGGATccgatcaaatatatatttgagaaaccAGCATTGACAAGAAGGATTGCCCgctggcaaatgatcttgacagaatatgacatacAATACACTACTCAGAAGGCCATTAAAAGTAGTGTGATTGCTGATTACCTTGCGCATCAACCTGTCGATGATTACCAGTCTATGCactttgagtttcctgatgaGAATATAATGTGTGTGGCAGAGACTTCTAATAGTCAAGATCAAGAGGAAGGACCAGAACCAGGGGCGCGATGGACGCTTGTGTTTGATGGTGCTTCTAATGCATTGGGCAATGGTATTGGTGTTGTGCTTACTTCTCcaacaggttttcatattccattcacaGCCAGGATTTGTTTCGATTGTACTAATAATGTGGCTGAATATGAGGCTTGCATATATGGTATTGAGGCTGCCATTGATTTGAGGATTAAAAATCTCGCAGTTTATGGAGATTTTGCTTTGGTGATTAGTCAGATAAACGGGGATTGGGAAACACGCCACCCCAACTTGATTCCTTATAGAGAACATGTTGTGAAATTTGCTCAATATTTCGATGAGATCACCTTTGATCACATCCCACGAGAGGAAAATCATTTGGCTGATGCTTTGGCCACTttagcatccatgttcaaagttaaATGGGACAATGAAGCGCTTGCAATTGTGATCAAAAGGTTGGACGAGCCGGCATTCTGTGGCGTTATTGATAACATGCCTGATGAGAAACCATGGTTTCATGACATCAAGAAATTTCTGGAGACCCAAGAGTATCCTGAGGGTGCTTCCCTTACGGATAGGAAAACTCCAAAGAGATTATCTTCCAAGTTCTTCCTTGTTGGAGGTGTATTGTACAAGAGGAATTTTGATTCtgtgttgctcagatgcgtggatagacacgaagcggCAAAGATCATCCAAGAGGTgcatgaaggatcctttggtaCACATGCGAGTGGACACACCATGGCCAGAAAAATAATGAGAGCGGGTTATTATTGGTCGACCAGGGAGCACGATTGTTTCAGCCATGTGGTGGTATGTCACAAATGTTAG